A genomic region of Solanum dulcamara chromosome 2, daSolDulc1.2, whole genome shotgun sequence contains the following coding sequences:
- the LOC129870043 gene encoding glyceraldehyde-3-phosphate dehydrogenase, cytosolic — protein LSTIPLPCFYTGFGRIGRLVARVALQSDDIELVAVNDPFITTDYMTYMFKYDTVHGQWRKDELKVKDEKTLLFGDKPVKVFGARNPEEIPWGEAGADYVVESTGVFTDKDKAAAHLKGGAKRVVISAPSKDAPMFVMGVNEKEYKADINIVSNASCTTNCLAPLAKVINDKFGIVEGLMTTVHSITATQKTVDGPSMKDWRGGRAAAHNIIPSSTGAAKAVGKVLPALNGKLTGMAFRVPTVDVSVVDLTVRIEKSATYDEIKAALKAESEGNLKGILGYTEEEVVSSDFVGDCRSSIFDAKAGIALNGNFVKVVSWYDNEWGYSNRVIDLIRHMASVA, from the exons CTCTCTACAATTCCTCTTCCATGTTTCTACACAG GTTTTGGAAGAATTGGTAGATTGGTGGCTAGGGTGGCATTGCAGAGTGATGATATTGAACTTGTTGCTGTCAATGACCCCTTCATCACTACTGACTACATG ACCTATATGTTCAAATATGACACCGTTCATGGTCAATGGAGGAAAGACGAGCTTAAAGTTAAGgatgaaaaaactcttctctTTGGCGATAAGCCTGTCAAAGTATTTGGTGCTAG AAATCCCGAAGAAATTCCATGGGGCGAGGCTGGAGCAGACTACGTCGTAGAATCCACTGGAGTTTTCACTGATAAAGACAAAGCTGCAGCCCACTTGAAG GGTGGTGCAAAGAGGGTTGTTATTTCAGCCCCTAGCAAGGACGCGCCCATGTTTGTTATGGGTGTCAATGAGAAGGAATACAAAGCAGATATTAACATCGTCTCTAACGCTAGTTGCACTACCAACTGTCTTGCTCCATTGGCTAAG GTTATtaatgacaaatttggtatagTTGAGGGACTTATGACCACAGTACATTCTATTACTG CAACACAAAAGACAGTCGATGGTCCTTCAATGAAGGATTGGAGAGGTGGACGTGCTGCTGCTCATAACATCATCCCTAGCAGTACCGGAGCTGCCAAG GCTGTTGGCAAAGTTCTACCAGCACTGAATGGAAAGTTGACTGGGATGGCTTTTCGTGTTCCGACTGTTGATGTTTCAGTGGTTGATCTAACGGTGAGGATTGAGAAATCAGCTACCTATGATGAAATCAAAGCAGCTCTCAA GGCTGAGTCTGAGGGTAACTTGAAGGGAATTCTTGGCTACACCGAAGAAGAGGTAGTCTCATCTGATTTTGTGGGTGATTGTAG GTCAAGCATCTTTGATGCCAAGGCTGGTATTGCTCTTAATGGGAACTTTGTTAAGGTTGTCTCGTGGTATGACAACGAATGGGGCTACAG TAACCGTGTTATCGACTTGATTCGTCACATGGCAAGTGTTGCATAA